TGGCCGTCGAACGCCAGGCCCTGCACGTTGCGGTGGCCGTAGGTCCACACGTACCGGGCGTTGCCGCCGTTGCCGTAGAACGGGTTGTCGGTCGGCGCGGAGCCGTCGGTGTTGAGCCGCAACACCTTTCCGCCCAGGTTGGCGAGGTCCTGCGCCCAGTTCGCGTTCTGGCCGTCGCCGGTGCCCGCGTACAGCTTGCCGTCCGGGCCGAACCGCAGCCGGCCGCCGTTGTGGTAGCGGTTGCGCGGGATGCCGGTGAGCAGCACCTGGAGCGAACTCGCCACCAACGCGTTGTTCTGCACCTTGATCCGCACGATCCGGTTGTCGTTCGCGGCGGTGTGGTAGACGTACAGGTAGTTGTCGGCGGCGAAGGTCGGCGAGACCTCCACGCCGAGCAGGCCGCCTTCTCCGCTCGTGCCCGCGACGCCCGGCACGGCGCCCAGGTTCGTCTTCACGCCGGACGGCGACAGCTTGACGATGTCGAACGCGTCGCGCCTGGTGTAGACGCCGGAGCCGTCAGGCAGGAAGTCCAAGCCCCACGGGAGATCCGTCTCGGTGGCGAGCTGCGTGACCGTGCCGACCTGGTCGCCGCCGGACGGCGTGGTGGCGGTGACCGGCGTGCTCGGGTCGGAGGCGTTGCCGACCGCGTCGAACGCCCGGACGGTGAACGTGTACGCGGTGTTCGGGCTGCGCCCGCCGATGGTGGCCGACGTGCCGGTGGCGTCACCGACCTTCGCGCCGCCGGCGTGCACCTCGTAGCGGGTCACGCCGATGTTGTCGGTGGAAGCGTTCCACGCCAGGGACACCGAGTTCGCCGTGACGCCGGTGGCGCGCAGGCCGGTCGGCGCGGTGGGCTTCTCCGTGTCGGCCTGCGCGGGCGGTGTGCGCACCTCGGTGTTGTTGCTGGCCTGGGAGATGTTGCCGGCGGCGTCCTTGGCGTTGACGTAGAAGATGTAGGTGCCGTTGGGGTTCAGGCCGGTGACGGTGGTGGACGTGCCGGTGACCGACTTGACGAACTGGCCCTGCTGGTAGACCTCGTAGGACGTGACGCCGACGTTGTCGGTGGCCGGGTCCCAGGCCAGGTCGACGGACGTGGACGTGATGTTGGCGGAACGCAGGTTCGGCGGCGGGGACGGCGGCACGGTGTCCGCCTGGCCGGTCTCGCCGAAGACCTGGAACTCCTGCAAGGAGTAGCCGTAGTACGACGCCGTGCGGCACCGCGTGGTGCCGTACACCCGGACGTACCGGCCCCGGCCGCTGACCACCAGGTCTTCGACACCGCCCTGGCCGGCGGCGGTCGAGTGGATGCTCGTCCACGTGGTCGCGTCGGCCGACGTCTCGACCCGGTACGCGCGGGCGCAGGACAGGTCCCACTGGAGCCGGACCCTCGTGATGGTCGCGGTGACGCCGAGGTCGACGTAGATCCACGACGGGTCGATGCCGCCCACGCTGGCCCAGCGGGTGGACGACGTGCCGTCCACCGCCAGACCGGCCGCGAAGCCCTGGCCGGCCGAGGAGGCGACCGCCCGTTTTCCCTGGGACAGCAGGACGGGGGCCGCGCTCGCCGGCGCGGCGGACACCAAGGTGGCCGCGAGCACGGCCAAGGTGGTGGCAAAGGTCGTCGACAGACGCCGGGTGCGGGACGCTGAGCGTCGGTTGGGTACGCCTCGGTTCGGTACGCCTGGGCTGGGCGCCACAGAAGCCTCCACGGGTCGTTGTCGTGCGCTGACCTGGGCGGAGGCAGGTCGGGTCATCGTCTGTGACCTAAAACGGTAAAGGCTTTCCCCGGTGGCGTCCAGTCTGTGGCGTCCAGTGGGCCGTTACGCGTACAGCTCGTTGTACCGCTCGGCGTGGGTGCTGTGGACGACCCTGCGCTTGACCTTCAACGTCGGCGTCAGCTCGCCGTCGTCCTGGCTCAGGTCCCGGTCCAGGATCGTGAAGCGCTTGACCTGGGAGAGGTGGGAGAAGTGGGAGTTCGCCTCGTCCACGACCTGCTGGATCAACGCCTGGACCTCGGGTGTCCGGGCCAGGGTCGGGAGGTCGGCGGGCAGGCCCTGCGCGGTGGCCCAGGGGACGACCTCGTCCTGGTCCAGGGTGATCAGGGCGACCAGGTACGGCTTGCGGTCGCCGTACACGACGGCGTGGGAGATCCAGCGGGACTGGCGGAGCTGGTTCTCGACGTTGGCCGGGGCGATGTTCTTGCCGCCCGCGGTGATGATGATGTCCTTCTTGCGGCCGGTAATGGTGACGAAGCCGTCGTCGTCGACCTCGCCCAGGTCACCCGTGTGCAGCCAGCCGTCGGTGAGCACTTCGGCGGTGGCGGCGGGGTTGTTCCAGTAGCCCGCGAACACGTGCGGGCCGTTCATCAGGATCTCGCCGTCCTCATCCACCTTGAGCTGGAGGCCCGCCATGCCGAACGTGCCGACGGAGCCCAACTTGTGCCGTGTCAACGTGTTCACCGTGCCCACGCCGGTGGACTCGCTCATCCCGTACCCCTCCAGCACGGGCACGCCGGCGGCGGTGAAGAACTCCAGCACCTCGACCGAGATCGGCGCCGCGCCGGACAGCGCCTGGCGCAGCCGGCCGCCGAAGATCGCCCGCACCTTGGCGAACACCGGGTCCACGGTGGCGAACGCGGCGGCCAGGTCCGGCGGCAGGGGTCGACCGGCGGCCTGGAGCTCGCGGACCGCCAGCCCGACCTTGACCGCTTGGCGCAGCTGGTCTTCCGGCACACCGGCGGTGGCGGCCGTGTAGACCTTCTCGAAGATCCGGGGCACGGACGGCAGGTACGTCGGCCGCACCTGGGCCAGCTCCGGCACGATCTTCGTCGCGTCACCGCCGTAGAACGCCAGCGTGGCGCCGACGTGCATCGCGGACAGGTGCACGATCTGCGCGAACACGTGCGCCAACGGCAGGAACAGGTACACCACGTCGTCCACCAGGACGTACGACAGCTCCTCGGTGAGCCGGCACATGGTGATGAAGTTCCGGTTGGTCAGCACGCAGCCCTTGGGCGGGCCGGTGGTGCCGGAGGTGTAGATGATGACGGTCGGGTCGTCGGGGTCGATCGCGGCGCGGCGGTCGTCCAGCTCGGCGGGCAGCGGCGACGTGCGGCCCTGCGACCGGAGTTCGGCCAGGCCGCCGTCGTCCATGACGATCACGTCGCGCAGCGCCGGCGCCTGGTCGCGGATCCCGTCGACCTTGGCCCGCTGCTCAGTGGTCTCCGCGATCAGGAGCACGGCGCCCGAGTCGCCGATGATCCACGCGCACTCCTCCGGCGCGCTGGACGCGTAGATCGGCACCACCACGCCGCCCGCCGCGAGCACCGCCAGCTCCACCGCCGACCACTCGGGCCGGGTCTCGGACAGCACGCACACCCGGTCGCCGGGCGCGATGCCCAGGTGCACCAGGCCGGACGCCAACTCCATGACCCACTCGGCGACCTCGGTGTACGTCAGGTCGTGCCACTGCCCGTCGCGCAGGTGGCGCCAGGCCACCCGGTCGTCGTGCACCTGGGCGGCCACGAAGGGCAGGTCGGCGGTGACGCGCGCCGTGGTCACGGGCATGGCGGTGCTCCTCACTTGGCGGGCTGGACGGGCTGCGCCGGCTGGACGGGGGTGACGTGCACGCGGACGCCGTTGAGGACGGCGGTGCCGGAGAGCGGGTCCACGGCCAGGTCGTCGGTGAGCAGGTTGACGTTCACGCCGGGGTGGGCCTCGGCGGTGGCGAGGCGGGTGCCGGGCCGGTCGTGGCCCCAGCCGTGCGGCAGGCTGACCACTCCGGCGGCCATGTCGGCGCTGACCTCCACGGTGGCCTCGACCTCGCCGACCCGTGACGTCACGCGGGCCGGGCCGCCGTCCACCAGGCCGATCCGGTCGGCGTCGTCCGGGTTGACCAGCAGCGTGCACAGCTGCTTGCCCTTCACCAGCACCGGCACGTTGTGCAGCCACGAGTTGTTCGACCGCAGGTGCCGGCGGCCGACCAGCACCAGACCGTCGACCGGCGTGCGCAACGCTTCGAGCACGCGCGGCACGTCGGCCGCGATCGGGTCCGGGCACAGCTCGATCCGGCCGGACGGGGTGCGCAGGATC
This is a stretch of genomic DNA from Saccharothrix ecbatanensis. It encodes these proteins:
- a CDS encoding PQQ-dependent sugar dehydrogenase, translated to MLAATLVSAAPASAAPVLLSQGKRAVASSAGQGFAAGLAVDGTSSTRWASVGGIDPSWIYVDLGVTATITRVRLQWDLSCARAYRVETSADATTWTSIHSTAAGQGGVEDLVVSGRGRYVRVYGTTRCRTASYYGYSLQEFQVFGETGQADTVPPSPPPNLRSANITSTSVDLAWDPATDNVGVTSYEVYQQGQFVKSVTGTSTTVTGLNPNGTYIFYVNAKDAAGNISQASNNTEVRTPPAQADTEKPTAPTGLRATGVTANSVSLAWNASTDNIGVTRYEVHAGGAKVGDATGTSATIGGRSPNTAYTFTVRAFDAVGNASDPSTPVTATTPSGGDQVGTVTQLATETDLPWGLDFLPDGSGVYTRRDAFDIVKLSPSGVKTNLGAVPGVAGTSGEGGLLGVEVSPTFAADNYLYVYHTAANDNRIVRIKVQNNALVASSLQVLLTGIPRNRYHNGGRLRFGPDGKLYAGTGDGQNANWAQDLANLGGKVLRLNTDGSAPTDNPFYGNGGNARYVWTYGHRNVQGLAFDGQGRLWQAEFGNSVMDELNLSQKGGNYGWPACEGTSGNCSGYVAPKRTWTTASASPSGIAIVNNALYVAALRGSRLYRLEISGTSVGSETTHFQGTYGRLRTVEPAPDGSLWLTTSDGDKDSTPNNSNTRILRVQLN
- a CDS encoding AMP-dependent synthetase/ligase gives rise to the protein MPVTTARVTADLPFVAAQVHDDRVAWRHLRDGQWHDLTYTEVAEWVMELASGLVHLGIAPGDRVCVLSETRPEWSAVELAVLAAGGVVVPIYASSAPEECAWIIGDSGAVLLIAETTEQRAKVDGIRDQAPALRDVIVMDDGGLAELRSQGRTSPLPAELDDRRAAIDPDDPTVIIYTSGTTGPPKGCVLTNRNFITMCRLTEELSYVLVDDVVYLFLPLAHVFAQIVHLSAMHVGATLAFYGGDATKIVPELAQVRPTYLPSVPRIFEKVYTAATAGVPEDQLRQAVKVGLAVRELQAAGRPLPPDLAAAFATVDPVFAKVRAIFGGRLRQALSGAAPISVEVLEFFTAAGVPVLEGYGMSESTGVGTVNTLTRHKLGSVGTFGMAGLQLKVDEDGEILMNGPHVFAGYWNNPAATAEVLTDGWLHTGDLGEVDDDGFVTITGRKKDIIITAGGKNIAPANVENQLRQSRWISHAVVYGDRKPYLVALITLDQDEVVPWATAQGLPADLPTLARTPEVQALIQQVVDEANSHFSHLSQVKRFTILDRDLSQDDGELTPTLKVKRRVVHSTHAERYNELYA